In the genome of Populus trichocarpa isolate Nisqually-1 chromosome 6, P.trichocarpa_v4.1, whole genome shotgun sequence, one region contains:
- the LOC7455621 gene encoding F-box/kelch-repeat protein At1g15670: protein MTELIPSLPDEIALECLFRLHYTTHRVASQVCKRWRPVLQSRDFYYQRKQNGLTHKAACLIQAIPDQNGSSQPKPIGPPKYGVSIFDSVNGSWDRVDPVPAYPDGLPLFCQVTSSEGKLVLLGGWDPVKYEPLSQVFVYEFTTRQWRRGKDMPENRSFFAVGELNGRIIIAGGHDENKNALKTAWVYDVIQDEWAELPQMSQERDECEGVVIGSEFWVVSGYRTDSQGGFEGSAESIELGASKWKRVEDAWKASQCPRSSLGVGSDEKLFSWAESDSALKVGASSVHLGEKTFVSGSAHEGGPQGFFLVDGQNGKWEKLNVTGEFCGFVQSGCCVEI from the coding sequence ATGACCGAGTTAATACCAAGTCTGCCCGACGAAATAGCCCTCGAATGCCTCTTTCGCCTTCACTACACTACTCACCGAGTCGCGTCCCAAGTTTGCAAACGCTGGCGTCCCGTTCTTCAAAGCAGAGATTTTTACTATCAGAGAAAGCAGAACGGGCTTACCCACAAAGCTGCTTGCTTAATCCAAGCTATCCCGGACCAGAACGGTTCGAGCCAACCCAAACCGATTGGACCCCCCAAATATGGAGTTTCTATATTTGACTCTGTTAATGGGTCGTGGGACCGGGTCGACCCGGTTCCGGCGTACCCAGACGGGCTTCCTTTGTTCTGCCAAGTCACAAGCTCGGAGGGCAAGCTCGTCCTCTTGGGAGGATGGGACCCGGTGAAGTACGAGCCTCTGAGTCAAGTCTTTGTTTACGAGTTCACCACCCGTCAATGGAGGCGAGGCAAGGACATGCCAGAAAATCGTTCTTTTTTCGCTGTAGGTGAGTTGAACGGCCGGATTATAATCGCTGGTGGCCATGACGAGAACAAGAACGCGTTGAAAACAGCCTGGGTGTATGATGTGATTCAGGACGAGTGGGCTGAGTTACCTCAGATGAGCCAGGAGCGAGACGAGTGCGAGGGAGTTGTGATTGGGTCCGAGTTCTGGGTCGTTAGTGGATACAGAACTGACAGTCAAGGCGGGTTTGAGGGAAGCGCCGAGTCGATTGAACTCGGAGCGAGCAAGTGGAAGCGAGTTGAGGACGCGTGGAAAGCGAGCCAGTGCCCAAGGTCCTCTCTCGGAGTGGGCAGCGATGAGAAACTGTTCAGCTGGGCCGAGTCTGATTCGGCGTTGAAAGTCGGGGCAAGTAGCGTCCATCTAGGTGAAAAGACATTTGTGTCCGGATCAGCTCATGAAGGCGGGCCACAAGGGTTCTTTCTTGTGGATGGACAAAATGGTAAATGGGAGAAGTTAAATGTAACAGGTGAATTTTGTGGATTTGTTCAATCTGGCTGCTGTGTGGAGATATAG
- the LOC7479506 gene encoding uncharacterized protein LOC7479506: protein MSRLAPLSEEPINEDEEYSTNCSKKKGYSWKNWLKTHFYLVFNKKSDLKVLLSVLGCPLFPVSIHSKLPINEVSSSAQYIIQHFSAATGCRKLQGEVKNLFATGKVTMAMVDELGGSPMAGATTVAEKGCFVMWQMAPNKWLIELVVDGHKVVAGSDGNVAWRHTPWLASHAAKGGVRPLRRALQGLDPMAISAVFSPAQYMGEKRVSGTDCFVLKLSADQADLAARSDSTAEMIKHIIFGYFSQRSGLLVHLEDSYLTRIQSPGTYPTYWETTMATKIEDYRIVEGVMIAHGGQSSVMITRFGDSLKSGLSITRMEETWTIDDLAFNVPGLSMDCFIPPEEMQKDYPEENLDWRSPLHR, encoded by the exons ATGAGTCGTCTTGCACCGTTATCAGAGGAACCCATAAACGAAGATGAAGAATACAGCACAAACTGTTCAAAGAAGAAGGGTTACTCATGGAAAAACTGGCTCAAGACTCATTTCTATCttgttttcaacaaaaaatctGACCTTAAAGTTCTTCTAAGTGTTCTTGGATGCCCTCTCTTTCCTGTCTCCATCCATTCTAAATTACCCATCAATGAG GTATCCTCCTCAGCTCAATACATTATACAACATTTCAGTGCAGCAACCGGTTGCCGGAAATTACAAGGAGAAGTGAAGAACCTTTTTGCTACAGGAAAAGTTACAATGGCCATGGTTGACGAGCTTGGTGGCTCACCTATGGCTGGAGCCACTACAGTTGCAGAAAAGGGGTGTTTTGTAATGTGGCAAATGGCCCCTAACAAGTGGCTAATCGAGCTAGTTGTTGATGGTCATAAAGTTGTTGCTGGTAGTGATGGCAATGTGGCTTGGCGTCACACTCCTTGGCTTGCCTCTCATGCAGCTAAAGGTGGAGTTCGGCCTCTACGCCGAGCTCTTCAG GGACTAGATCCCATGGCAATATCAGCTGTGTTCTCTCCAGCACAATACATGGGAGAAAAGCGTGTCTCAGGCACAGATTGTTTCGTACTGAAATTGTCTGCTGATCAAGCAGACTTGGCTGCTCGAAGCGATAGCACAGCAGAGATGATCAAGCACATAATATTTGGCTActttagccaaagaagtggccTGCTGGTGCATCTAGAAGACTCGTACTTAACCAGAATTCAGTCTCCAGGAACCTACCCCACATATTGGGAAACCACAATGGCAACAAAAATCGAAGACTATCGGATAGTGGAGGGTGTGATGATAGCACATGGTGGTCAATCAAGTGTAATGATCACAAGGTTTGGGGACAGCTTGAAGTCAGGTCTTTCGATCACACGAATGGAGGAGACATGGACAATCGATGATCTTGCATTCAATGTACCTGGACTCTCCATGGACTGCTTCATCCCTCCCGAAGAAATGCAAAAGGACTATCCAGAGGAGAATCTTGACTGGAGATCACCATTGCATCGATGA
- the LOC18100597 gene encoding serine/arginine-rich SC35-like splicing factor SCL33, which translates to MRGRSYDYSPSPPRGYGRRHRNPSPRGRDGGRGRDLPTSLLVRNLRHDCRPEDLRGLFGRFGQLKDIYLPRDYYTGEPRGFGFVQYLESADAADAKHHLDGEILLGQELTVVFAEENRKKPAEMRQRDRVRGGRYYDQRRSPSPLYGRSYSHSPVYYSPSPRRRHYSRSISPRDRSPYSRSPHGSRSYSRSPVRSWSPYGSRSRSRSLEDSR; encoded by the exons ATGAGGGGAAGAAGCTACGATTACAGTCCCTCACCCCCAAGGGGTTATGGGAGGAGACATAGGAATCCTAGCCCTAGGGGTCGGGATGGAGGTCGTGGTAGGGATCTTCCTACTAGTCTCTTGGTCCGCAATCTCCGTCATGATTGCAG GCCTGAAGATCTTCGTGGACTTTTTGGACGGTTTGGTCAGCTAAAGGACATTTACTTGCCCCGAGACTATTATACTGG GGAGCCACGTGGCTTTGGATTTGTCCAATATTTAGAATCAGCTGATGCTGCAGATGCTAAGCACCATTTGGATGGTGAAATTCTTCTTGGCCAGGAACTGACAGTTGTTTTTGCCGAGGAAAATAGGAAGAAGCCTGCAGAAATGAGGCAAAGAGATCGTGTGAG GGGTGGTCGGTACTATGACCAAAGGCGCTCTCCATCGCCGCTCTATGGACGGAGTTACTCTCATAGTCCTGTCTATTATTCTCCTTCCCCCAGGAGAAGACATTATTCAAG ATCAATTTCTCCTAGAGATAGGAGCCCCTACTCAAGGTCCCCACATGGTTCAAGGAGCTACAGCAGGAGCCCAGTTAGGAGTTGGTCTCCTTATGGTTCAAGGAGCAGGAGCCGGAGCCTAGAGGACTCCAGGTGA
- the LOC7455622 gene encoding LOW QUALITY PROTEIN: histone-lysine N-methyltransferase ATXR4 (The sequence of the model RefSeq protein was modified relative to this genomic sequence to represent the inferred CDS: substituted 1 base at 1 genomic stop codon) gives MSHLVRYSRYLSRFKTPLFPRSQHSTLPFSTTTEDYNKPSRPDPPPIRVALTESAGRGVFSTRKICAGDLIHTAKPILAHPSLSTINTVCYFCLKKLTSTEFHGKGVAFCSQECKENAKVYWDLQCXVETKADWLAFDDYCRNKGLKYPLLVKRLACMVISGAASAESLDILQPSNLSHEMVLEMEEGYGLLKSGFAMANISDEQMAFLTKEWYNSVLARIRINAFRIELAVGSYEDLLSSAAACIEAEAAVGNAVYMLPSLYNHDCDPNAHIVWIDNADAQLKALCDVEEDEELRICYIDASMDHDARQSFLLQGFGFKCNCLRCLSGD, from the exons ATGTCCCATTTAGTCCGTTATAGCCGTTACCTTTCCCGCTTCAAAACCCCACTTTTCCCAAGATCCCAACATTCCACACTTCCCTTCTCCACCACCACAGAAGATTACAACAAACCTTCCAGACCCGATCCGCCTCCGATTCGAGTCGCACTCACTGAGTCAGCTGGTCGAGGCGTGTTTTCCACTAGGAAAATCTGTGCTGGAGATCTCATACACACTGCAAAACCTATTTTGGCTCATCCTTCTCTTTCAACTATTAACACTGTCTGTTATTTTTGCCTCAAGAAGTTAACTTCGACCGAGTTTCATGGAAAAGGGGTTGCCTTTTGCAGTCAAGAGTGTAAAGAGAATGCTAAGGTATACTGGGACTTGCA GTGTTAAGTTGAGACGAAAGCAGATTGGTTAGCTTTTGATGACTATTGTCG GAACAAAGGTCTAAAGTATCCACTTCTTGTAAAGCGGTTGGCTTGCATGGTTATATCAGGAGCTGCATCCGCTGAAAGTCTTGACATACTTCAACCATCTAATTTATCTCATGAGATGGTTTTAGAG ATGGAAGAGGGCTATGGTTTGCTGAAGAGTGGTTTTGCTATGGCAAATATTTCAGATGAACAGATGGCTT TCCTCACCAAGGAATGGTACAACAGCGTACTGGCACGAATTCGCATAAATGCATTTCGTATTGAATTGGCAGTAGGATCATATGAGGATCTTCTATCATCAGCTGCAGCCTGTATAGAAGCTGAAGCTGCTGTTGGAAATGCTGTGTACATGCTTCCATCCTTATACAATCATGATTGTG ATCCCAATGCACACATTGTATGGATAGACAATGCAGATGCACAGTTGAAGGCCCTTTGTGATGTTGAGGAAG ATGAAGAGCTCCGGATCTGCTATATAGATGCAAGTATGGATCATGATGCTCGGCAATCTTTCTTGCTTCAAGGGTTTGGTTTCAAGTGCAATTGCCTTCGGTGTTTGTCAGGGGATTAA
- the LOC18100596 gene encoding uncharacterized protein At2g29880, whose amino-acid sequence MSHMLLEILTEEALKGSKPSSTFKAESFVKVATEISQKFNVQCEPKHVDNHLKTVKKEWGIITKLKNKSGFGWDDCLKMITVSKDVYDEEVKTHPNHDKFLNKKLDMYEAMAIVVGKDMATGNYAESYADVNMEENTEEQSISIENKGEYEETAKGKETSSSSTQKRQHRKRKRMYEDYGVEKLSKQIGDVALVIQSLSKNQLDVNALYAEVMKIEGFDEITLGDAFDHLVQNEMMAKAFMAKNANLRKIWVQNFMNQHYYRPAC is encoded by the exons ATGTCGCACATGTTACTTGAGATATTAACTGAGGAGGCACTTAAAGGAAGCAAACCTTCTTCGACATTTAAAGCAGAATCTTTTGTTAAGGTGGCTACAGAAATCAGTCAAAAGTTCAACGTGCAATGTGAGCCTAAGCATGTAGACAATCATCTCAAGACTGTGAAAAAAGAATGGGGCATAAtaaccaaacttaaaaataaaagtggcttTGGCTGGGATGATTGTCTGAAGATGATTACAGTTTCAAAAGATGTATATGATGAAGAAGTAAAG ACACATCCCAATCATGACAAgtttctcaacaaaaaacttgatatgTACGAGGCAATGGCAATTGTTGTTGGAAAAGACATGGCAACCGGAAATTATGCCGAATCATATGCTGATGTCAACATGGAAGAGAACACTGAAGAgcaatcaatttcaattgaaaataaaggGGAGTATGAAGAAACTGCTAAGGGAAAAGAGACATCTTCCTCTAGTACACAAAAGAGGcaacatagaaagagaaagcgCATGTATGAAGATTATGGTGTTGAAAAGTTGTCTAAACAGATTGGAGATGTAGCACTTGTAATTCAAAGCCTcagcaaaaatcaacttgatgttaatgcGTTGTATGCGGAagtgatgaaaattgaaggcttTGATGAGATTACTCTTGGGGATGCATTTGATCATTTGGTCCAAAATGAAATGATGGCAAAAGCATTTATGGCAAAAAATGCtaatttgaggaaaatttgGGTTCAGAATTTTATGAATCAACATTACTACAGGCCTGCTTGCTAA